The following nucleotide sequence is from Candidatus Thorarchaeota archaeon.
TTACAATAAATATAGATGGTCTGAGTGTAGGGAGCTATAACTACACAATAGAGATCCACGACAAGGCAGGAAATACGAATCGTGATACCGTTATTGTCACAGTGGTTGCTCAAGGTTCTACTACCACAACTACTACCACAACAACAACGACACCTACAACGACCACTACGACATCGCCCAGTTCCTCCACGACCCCCTCAGACGATTTGGGAGGACTGATT
It contains:
- a CDS encoding TcfC E-set like domain-containing protein, which codes for MVPHPFTYEIYRNATLIFSANWAGGLITINIDGLSVGSYNYTIEIHDKAGNTNRDTVIVTVVAQGSTTTTTTTTTTTPTTTTTTSPSSSTTPSDDLGGLITLALLQASKRS